The genomic stretch GTCACTTAGCACGCCGTTTAGTACAAGTCGGTGTCACTGACGTTTTCGGCGTTCCCGGCGACTTTAACCTTACACTTTTAGACCACTTAATAGCTGAACCTGGGCTTAAATTTATTGGCTGTTGTAACGAGCTAAATGCTGGATATGCTGCTGATGGGTACGCTAGAGCTCGTGGTGTTGGGGCTTGTGTTGTGACTTTTACTGTTGGTGGACTTAGTGTTCTTAATGCCATTGCTGGTGCTTATAGTGAAAATCTTCCTTTGATATGTATTGTTGGTGGGCCTAATTCTAATGATTATGGAACTAATAGAATACTTCATCATACTATTGGATTGCCTGATTTTAGTCAAGAACTTCGTTGCTTTCAAACCGTCACTTGTTACCAGGTATAGTTTATAGCTTGCTACAAGAGTTTAGGTAATTTAGATTTTGTGTGTtctaattttagttaaatatagTATTGATTGatataattttatgtttttcttctgtttttggGTTTTCAGGCAGTGGTGAATAACTTAGAGGATGCACATGAACTGATCGATACAGCAATATCTACGGCGTTGAAAGAAAGTAAGCCGGTTTATATAAGCATAGGTTGTAACTTGCCGGGGATTCCACACCCCACTTTTAGCCGTGAACCGGTTCCATTTTGCCTCTCTCCTAGGTATATTATTGAGCATTTCATTTTATTCACTTTATGTGCTCTGTTTTCTTCATGTATGTAAGGATTTTTTTGTTGTGTGACAGTATGCTCTGTTTTCGTCAAGTTTAAGATGTTGATTTGAGCTTTTTATAAGTAGGAGaagatatatttttttgattattGAAGTATTGGAACAAAATATCAAAATGATAGTTATAAAGTAAGAAATGTCATATTGGATTTTATATTTTGAATAGGATTACCAATTTGTTTTCTTGAAGAATGGAATGTCATCAACCATGTTATATGTcttgaaataaaaaagagttatCATATAAGCTGTTTTATAGTTACAATATCATATAATTTGGGACAGATGAATATCTTCTTTGGTGTTGATTCTGTTTTATAATTAATGTGGTCAAGGTGTTTACTTATATGGTTTTTATCTCGTATTAGATTGAGTAACCAGATGGGTTTGGAAGCAGCAGTGGAGGCAGCTGCAGAATTCTTAAACAAAGCTGTGAAACCAGTTGTTGTGGGAGGGCCAAAATTGCGTGTTGCAAAGGCATCTGAGGGGTTTGTTGAATTGGCGGATGCCAGTGGATATGCTGTTGCAGTGATGCCATCGGCTAAGGGGATGGTTCCAGAACATCACCCGCACTTCATTGGAACTTACTGGGGTGCAGTGAGCACGGCATTCTGTGCTGAAATTGTGGAATCCGCTGATGCTTACTTATTTGCTGGACCTATTTTTAATGACTATAGCTCTGTTGGGTATTCTCTGCTTCTTAAGAAAGAAAAAGCAATCATTGTCCAGCCGGATCGTGTGACTATTGCGAATGGACCTGCATTTGGTTGTGTTCTAATGAAGGATTTCCTTGCTGCGTTGGCCAAGAGGCTAAAGCACAACCCAACTGCATACGAGAATTATCGTAGGATTTATGTTCCAGAGGGACATCCTCTCAAGTGTGAGCCTAAGGAGGCATTGAGGGTTAATGTTCTCTTTGAGCACATTCAGAGGATGTTGTCTGGTGACACTGCTGTGATTGCGGAGACAGGGGACTCATGGTTCAATTGCCAGAAGCTTAAACTGCCCGAGGGATGCGGGTATGCTCCAAATGACCGAGTGAAATGCCATTTGGTATTTGCTTAAATGTTCATGTATATTGACTTGTTACTCTCTGGCTTTCTTTCAGGTATGAGTTCCAAATGCAGTATGGATCTATCGGTTGGTCTGTTGGCGCAACTCTTGGTTATGCTCAAGCAGCACGAGAAAAGAGGGTGATAGCTTTCATTGGTGATGGTAGCTTTCAGGTAAACAGATTGTTCTACGAACTAAATTTAGTACAGTGAATTGATTGGGTTCatctatacaacaacaacaacatacctagtataatcccacGTAGTATAATCCCCGTAGTGGGGTAGTGGGGTCTGGGTTCATCTATACAATCATTTATTTATCGTTCCGTATGGCGACATTTTTTCAGGTGACTGCTCAGGATATATCAACAATGCTGCGATGCGGGCAGAGGACTATCATCTTCTTGATAAACAATGGTGGTTATACAATTGAAGTTGAGATCCACGACGGACCTTACAATGTGATTAAGAATTGGAATTACACTGGACTAGTTGATGCAATCCACAACGGGGAAGGAAAATGTTGGACAACCAAGGTGAGGGGAATTCTGATACGGAACAATGCCATTCATTTTGAGTTAAAAGATTCTAAATCAATTTATATTGTCATTGTTTCAATTATGCCAGGTTCATTGTGAAGAGGAGCTTGTGGAAGCAATTGAAACTGCAACTGAAGCCAAGAAAGATTGCTTGTGTTTCATTGAAGTGATTGTTCACAAGGATGACACCAGCAAAGAGCTGCTTGAATGGGGTTCTAGAGTCTCTGCAGCTAATAGTCGTCCGCCAAATCCTCAGTAATATTTCTGAATGCTCGTAGCTAGTTTCAGATTAGTGAAAATTCTGGTTTCCAAGTTGGCGAGTTCCCACGTTATATCTCATGTTTAATTTCTGGGGTTTGTATCCCGTGAGGGTATTCTGCTAGTATTGCTTGTTCATAAGATTGTCTATATTAGGATTGTTGTCTCTTCATTTGACAAAGTTTCGTTTACATGTTGTCTCGTTTATGAAACTTTGGACCTTGTTAATTGATCATAATATTGATCTACGTGAACAGAAGATATGACTGTATGAGCTCTTTTTTCTGGGTGCCTCTACAAGTAAGAGGATTAATATCTCGTTATATGGCCGACCTATTCGAGAGCCCAAGTAGAGAAGACATCGTTTTCATTGATAGTGCATCTTCTTGGATAGTCTGAGAGACTTTTATgtgggaaaaaaagaaaagtggGAGAAAAGCCTAGCTCGGTGTATAGAGCATTCTGCATGCGAGGTAGATAATTATAGATCACGCGAAAACGATTTTAATGCTGCGCAAAGGCTCTCCTTTCTTTTTGTGGGAGTAAGTTGAAAAATTATAATCGGAAATATTCACAATTATAGATTACCCTACCGTTACTGGGAGAAAATTGAAAGATATAATAGGAAATATTGACAGTAGTGTAACCTCAAATTTTTCTAAAACACGACTGCAGCTCCCTCTATATTTGTGTAATCATAGATATGCTTGTTCCGACTTTCACAGGTCAGATCTACTACTCTTCTAACTCAGTAATTATTTGGAAGAAGAAATATTAAGTCAGAGTGCAATGTGTAGATCCTCAATCACCAATTCCTTaccaatataaataaatattactAATATATGTATGTTGTGAAGCTTAAGGTTTTATCTCTTGCTAGTGTACTAtgactaggggtgtacaaaggaaaccgacaaatcgcactaacccgataattcgagtcaaaccgagaaaaaaaactcAGACTATGGGTTGGTATTGGAAAAAAAACTCGACCataattagtttggtttgattttaactaaacaaagtcaaaccgaaaccaaaccaacccgacattacatatataaattttttagatatatttaatatataaatatacttattgtgatgtaatttataaatctttcttaaaagattttataattttattttttgaggtATTATTTTAAGGTtgaacttagaacttttgaatgttccaataagttttatagccattaacattagtaaattaaatagtgctaacaaaagcctaaaccaaaatcaaatcgatGCTAATTATAACAAAAGACAtttaattcaatactacgaacgagaatgtattgaatatctattttttttttgcaataattttaaaaacatgcataacctatttttattttttctttagcgtttagtcatgtatttAATaatcccttattagtctacttattttagcatgacttagtactcttagattatgtttatttttattatggctttttaattaacaatatttatattacataattttattgtctttattgttgaatattttaggataatgccatgacatatctcatatttcgtattattttcttggaaaatactttatatagttgtatcttactagaactaaagaaaaagtttgagcataatttatatgttttattctacgaagattttaccggaaaagaATCCGAAAAGACCCGAAAAACtcgaaaacccgagaaaaaccgaGAAAAACGAgagtgaaaaacccgagttttattggtttggtttggtctttagatttaataatccgacacaattggtttggtttggtaattgtaaaatccgaaccaacccgacttATGTACACCCCTAACTACAACTATAAACTATAAGTATAAATCCAGACAGATAATACCCAATTttggtgtcacgaccccggttcgccctccgtgaaccatcgtgacggcacctagtctctacgactaggtaatcctaaacttgcggaagatagccaaaacttgcggaagtaaacaatttaaaaacaaaaataaggcaaataacagtgttaaatgtgccgctcggcatacaccatatttatatagatctcaaaatCAATATCTatatccaagacccggaaacccacgaatcacaagctaagaaaaagaaatactacataactCTAACTtcggaatttgtctaataagaatagaaagtacagaagggctaaatactaaaaggcaggaatagaaagggactcctcggtctgtggacgcggcagatgtacctcgaagtctctaagtagtcgcctccctcaaggatggtagacCTAAGTAgaagtacctgaatctgcacatgaaaaacatgcgcagaagaggtatgagtacaccacagcggtactcagtaagtgccaagcctaaccttggttgggtagtgacgaagaaggttagggccctactgaggttaaatacaatataagggttaacagtgaggaataaaacagtataaataagtgcaacagtaagaaatgacatagaattgacagaacaacaataactagaacagagacaaaccaagccacggaaagaaatacagctcaacacagagataacaatcgaGCATCTTctaggataccatcctgtagttcCAATTACaaatgtccagtggatctctcgggataccgtcctgtagtccatcatatatatccaAAAGATCTCCCGGGaacccgtcccgtagtccaactatcagtgcgTGAGGATCTACCGAAATTCCAatatgtagtcccaaatgtaaatacccagtactgggggaatctaccgggtgcattcctggAGTTCCATGTGCAAgtggatctatcgggaatctaacccgcagtcctaaagtaaatgtgcagggaggtctatcgggaatctaacccgcaatcccaaagtaaacagacaagggggagctaccggaatcccacatccgtagtcccaatgtaaatacacagcagccgcaagaaaatattcagagaagggaaatttcatgttaaggcaacaaataattctagcctagcatgctgcactgAGTTCAGGTAAATAGACTGAACAATTAAagtaattaaatcacttagacatgatttcctaagctaacaacgggcttaatagtacaagtaataagAGCAAGAGAGGGAACATACTaataagtacttaaagaaaatcggatttccaacaatttgcacaagtacgcactcgtcacctcacgtacaaggcatttcaattaccaaatatatcaatcctaaggggaaggtcccccacacaaggttagacaagccatttacctcgaaccgactcaaaatcaacccaacaccacgtctttgccacgagtactcgactccaaatggaccaaatctattcaattcaattgcataatataaataacacttcaagtaactgattctacaattaaattctaagctaatacgcgaaattatgtaaaatgaccaaaatgcccctcgtgcccacgtctcggaatcgggtaaaatttatattttcagaaaccccataccctcacgagtctaaccatatcaaaattatccaattccgataccatttggtccttcaaatcatcattttacatttttgaaagatttcacaagtttcttcccaaattccatcccaaatcgcGAATTAaatgatggattcatgtactctagccaaatctgagttagaatcacttaccccaatgaattacttgaaaaaccttcgaaaaatcgccaaaatccgagctctctaggtcaaaatatgaaataaaacccaaaacctcgtatttatagggcatccccccccccccgaatTTCCAccactgtggaccgcacaaaaacgagtgTCGTCCCAAAaaactagtgcggtccgcacaaaaacaagTGATGTCCGCACAggttttgactgcagtgacaggctttagtattttggccataactttatctacagatgtccaaattgtgatttctttatctttctggaaactagacacgaagggttaCAACCTTTGGTTttgaatcatcccaaaattctttatagatcaaaagatatgagcttccgaaataggaccagtgaaattttcctcaccgcggaccgcactgcattttgtgcggccgcacattCTCCACCGCGGAtgcactggattttgtgcggaccacactggtgggttctgaggcctgcaactcttctggacctgcaacagctatgatttttggtcTAAACATCccggaactcacccgagtccccgggacttcaaaccaattgtaccaacacatcccatgacatcgttcaaacttgttcaaaacttcggaacgctcacaacaacatcaaatcaccaatttaacataagattcaagcctaagaactccaagaactcttaacttatgctttcgatcaaaaagtctatcaaatctcgtccgaatgacctgaaattttgcaagcacgtcacattcaacactacggagctactccagttctcggaattccattccgacccttagatcaaaatctcactatcggaccggaaacttcaaaaattcgactctcgctatttcaagcctaaattagctacggacctccaaaacacaatccgatcacgcccctaagcccaaaatcacccaacggagctgaCGGAAtcgtcagatttccattccgaggccgtcttcacactgttcctactacggtcaactttccaacacttaagcccTCATtctgggactaagtgtcccaaaactcaaaactgaacatcctggcaaatcaaaatagcagaaataaactcgggaaagcaattaataggggatcgcggcgttaattcttaagacaatcggccgggtcgtcacatcctcctacacttaagcattcattcgtccttgaacgagcatagagacatacctgaagtattgaaaagataagggtaacggctgcgcatatcttgctcgatctcctaggtcgcctcctcgatcggttggccccgccattgaaccttcaccgatgaaatgttctttgaccttagttTTCTGACCTGCCTGtacaatattgccactggctgctcaacataagatagatccttgtccaactagactgaactgaaattcaacacgtgcgacggatcgccgtgatacctccgaagcatcgaaacatgaaataccggatgaactcctgccaagatgggaggtaaggcaagctcataagaaacctccccaacacgcatcaatatctcaaaagggccaataaacctcggactcaacttacctttcttcccgaatctcataaagcccttcataggcgaaacccgaagcagaacccgctctccaaccatataggaaacatcacgaaccttccggtccgcgtaacccttctgtctggactgggatgtgtggagtctatcctgaatcaccttaactttctccaaggcatcctgaaccaggtctgtgcccaacaatttggcctcacccggctcaaaccaacacaccggggatctataccgcctcccatataaagcctcatacggtgccatctgaatactggactggtagctattgttgtaagcaaactccgccaatggcaagaactaatcctaAGACCCTCCAAACACAATCACACActcacggagcatatcctcaagaatctaaatagtgcgctcggactgtccatccgtctgagggtgaaatgttgtactcaactccacccgaccCGAGTACCCAAATCATGCTGAACGgatctccagaaccgtgatgtgaactgagtgcctctatctaaaatgatggacactggaataccatgcagacgaacaatctcccggatatagatctccgccaaccgctccgaggaataattAGTACATACAGGGATAAAATGAGcgtacttggtcagccgatccacaattacccaaatagcatcgaactttctcaaagtccgtgggatcccaactaagaagtccatggtgatccgctcccacttcgattccggaatctctatctactgaagtaacctacccggtctctggtgctcatacttcacctgctgacagttaagacaccgagctacgaatcaaactatatctttcttcatccgcctccaccaatagtgttgtcttaaatcttgatacatcttcgcggcacccggatgaatgg from Nicotiana sylvestris chromosome 12, ASM39365v2, whole genome shotgun sequence encodes the following:
- the LOC104220230 gene encoding pyruvate decarboxylase 1-like, whose amino-acid sequence is MDAKIGAIDTCKPANNDVGSLPTTNTVTIHTPTVPFNSPDSTLGRHLARRLVQVGVTDVFGVPGDFNLTLLDHLIAEPGLKFIGCCNELNAGYAADGYARARGVGACVVTFTVGGLSVLNAIAGAYSENLPLICIVGGPNSNDYGTNRILHHTIGLPDFSQELRCFQTVTCYQAVVNNLEDAHELIDTAISTALKESKPVYISIGCNLPGIPHPTFSREPVPFCLSPRLSNQMGLEAAVEAAAEFLNKAVKPVVVGGPKLRVAKASEGFVELADASGYAVAVMPSAKGMVPEHHPHFIGTYWGAVSTAFCAEIVESADAYLFAGPIFNDYSSVGYSLLLKKEKAIIVQPDRVTIANGPAFGCVLMKDFLAALAKRLKHNPTAYENYRRIYVPEGHPLKCEPKEALRVNVLFEHIQRMLSGDTAVIAETGDSWFNCQKLKLPEGCGYEFQMQYGSIGWSVGATLGYAQAAREKRVIAFIGDGSFQVTAQDISTMLRCGQRTIIFLINNGGYTIEVEIHDGPYNVIKNWNYTGLVDAIHNGEGKCWTTKVHCEEELVEAIETATEAKKDCLCFIEVIVHKDDTSKELLEWGSRVSAANSRPPNPQ